Proteins encoded in a region of the Pseudomonas sp. GOM7 genome:
- a CDS encoding c-type cytochrome: MTLKKLLLLACACLMLAACGGVDPDSPLGKRQALFKQMLKVSENLGGMLRGRIPYDEAAFISGAAKLDKLSHEPWQHFPQVRDDERSKATDEVWQRQARFQEMARDLEAATAALVQATTSTPLRRSTLEPAMQGVEDSCEACHKAFRAY; the protein is encoded by the coding sequence ATGACGCTGAAGAAACTGTTGCTGCTCGCCTGTGCTTGCCTGATGTTGGCGGCCTGCGGGGGCGTCGACCCTGATTCGCCGCTGGGCAAGCGCCAGGCCTTGTTCAAGCAGATGCTCAAGGTCAGCGAGAACCTGGGTGGCATGTTGCGTGGGCGCATTCCCTACGACGAAGCGGCTTTCATCTCCGGTGCGGCAAAGCTGGACAAGCTGTCGCACGAGCCCTGGCAGCACTTCCCCCAGGTGCGTGACGACGAGCGCAGCAAGGCCACCGATGAGGTGTGGCAACGCCAGGCGCGTTTCCAGGAAATGGCCCGCGATCTCGAGGCGGCTACCGCTGCGCTGGTGCAGGCCACTACTTCCACGCCACTGCGGCGCTCGACGCTGGAGCCGGCCATGCAAGGCGTCGAGGATAGCTGCGAAGCCTGCCACAAGGCCTTTCGCGCCTACTGA
- a CDS encoding DUF1090 domain-containing protein, with protein MIRQATVFGLLLTAGLNATPVFTAQAEFDCASKRQVLQDKLAAAEQRGDEQALDGLRRALGNVDAYCDDVSLHRQRLASVEEARQAVQEHEQALREALGEGDQKKIAQRQAELAEARAELQQAQAEAEAEAEAEAEADQ; from the coding sequence ATGATCCGTCAAGCCACAGTGTTCGGCCTGCTGCTCACCGCCGGGCTGAACGCCACCCCCGTATTCACCGCCCAGGCCGAGTTCGACTGCGCCAGCAAGCGCCAAGTCCTGCAGGACAAACTCGCCGCTGCCGAGCAGCGCGGCGATGAACAGGCCCTGGACGGGCTGCGCCGGGCGCTGGGTAATGTCGATGCCTATTGCGACGACGTCTCCCTGCATCGCCAGCGCCTGGCCAGCGTGGAAGAAGCCCGCCAGGCCGTACAGGAACACGAGCAGGCATTACGTGAGGCCCTGGGCGAGGGCGACCAGAAGAAGATCGCCCAGCGTCAGGCCGAGCTGGCCGAAGCACGTGCCGAACTGCAGCAGGCCCAGGCCGAAGCGGAGGCAGAGGCAGAGGCAGAGGCAGAGGCCGATCAGTAG
- a CDS encoding MAPEG family protein, with the protein MTLAYWCVLIAIVLPYLGTASAKFLGPGYGPRANQDPRAFLGSLQGWRKRADNAQQNGFEVTPAFAAAVIIAHLAGGAAQGLLDQLAVAFIVSRVLYLLCYLAGWGVLRSLVWFAGMGVIVALFVVSA; encoded by the coding sequence ATGACCCTCGCCTACTGGTGCGTACTGATCGCCATTGTCCTGCCCTATCTGGGAACCGCCAGCGCCAAGTTCCTCGGCCCTGGCTACGGGCCGCGCGCCAATCAGGATCCGCGCGCCTTTCTCGGTAGCCTGCAAGGCTGGCGCAAGCGGGCCGACAATGCCCAGCAAAACGGCTTCGAGGTCACGCCTGCCTTCGCTGCTGCAGTGATCATCGCCCACCTGGCCGGTGGTGCCGCGCAAGGGCTGCTCGATCAGTTGGCCGTTGCCTTCATCGTCAGCCGTGTGCTGTATCTGCTCTGCTACCTGGCCGGCTGGGGTGTGCTGCGCTCGCTGGTCTGGTTTGCCGGCATGGGCGTGATCGTCGCGCTGTTCGTGGTCTCGGCCTGA